A window of the Lolium perenne isolate Kyuss_39 chromosome 7, Kyuss_2.0, whole genome shotgun sequence genome harbors these coding sequences:
- the LOC127314033 gene encoding cyclic nucleotide-gated ion channel 1 — translation MMMEREDKYVRFEDCRSPEPSVNSENIVSPRGHNEPRSLKERTDGVFAFLRNFFHSETLKSSMPDDRKSRPNILHPQGPFLQRWNKIFVLSCIFAVSVDPLFLYIPVINDQNYCWYLDRKLEITASVLRSVTDIFYILHMVFQFWTGFITSSSTTFGRGVLVGDKYAIAKRYLSTYFWIDVCAVLPIPQVVILVVLRNLQTSEFMKAKNILLLIVICQYVPRLIRIRPLYLQITRSAGIITETAWAGAAFNLINYMLASHVLGAVWYLLSIQRKDACWRQQCGQTPDCKLAYLYCGNGDINIGNAFLQHVCIPSNSTTNLPDPLLGIYAPAIANVSQSKNFFAKLLYCVWWGLQNLSSLGQNLKTSTQAWENMFAVFVSISGLVLFSLLIGNVQTYLQSASLRIEETRVKSRDTDQWMSYRHLPGNLKERIRRYEQYRWQETSGVDEEHLLVNLPKDLRRDIKRHLCLSLLMRVPMFEKMDDQLLNALCDRLKPVLYTEGGCIVREGDPVNEMFFIMRGNLMSMTTNGGKTGFFNSDVLEGGDFCGEELLTWALDPNSTSSLPSSTRTVKPMSEVEGFALISEDLKFVATQFRRLHSKQLRHTFRFYSQQWRTWAACFIQAAWHRHCRKKIEDSLREKEERLQLAIVNDGSTSLGFGAAIYASRFARNMMRILRRNSTRKARLQERVPARLLQKPAEPNFSAEEQ, via the exons atgatgatggaaaGAGAGGACAAATATGTTAG ATTTGAGGACTGTAGATCACCTGAGCCATCTGTTAACTCGGAGAACATAGTTTCACCACGAGGACATAATGAACCTAGATCACTTAAAGAAAGAACTGATGGAGTATTTGCATTCCTTCGAAACTTTTTCCATTCTGAAACCTTAAAGAGTTCAATGCCGGATGACAGAAAGTCCAGGCCAAACATTCTTCACCCTCAAGGACCATTTCTGCAAAGATGGAACAAGATATTCGTGTTATCATGTATTTTTGCAGTTTCTGTGGACCCATTGTTCCTCTATATCCCAGTTATCAATGATCAAAATTATTGCTGGTATTTGGATAGGAAATTGGAAATCACAGCAAGTGTCCTACGCTCTGTGACAGATATATTCTATATACTCCATATGGTATTTCAGTTTTGGACAGGCTTTATCACATCTTCCTCTACAACTTTTGGTAGGGGTGTACTGGTTGGGGACAAATATGCTATAGCCAAGCGGTATTTGTCAACATATTTTTGGATTGATGTCTGTGCTGTCTTACCCATCCCTCAG GTCGTCATTTTGGTCGTGCTACGTAATCTTCAAACCTCTGAGTTCATGAAAGCCAAAAACATCTTGTTGCTTATAGTTATATGCCAATATGTGCCTCGGCTAATCCGAATACGACCATTGTATCTTCAAATCACCAGATCTGCTGGGATAATTACAGAGACAGCATGGGCTGGTGCTGCTTTCAACCTCATAAATTACATGCTTGCTAGCCAT GTTCTTGGAGCGGTTTGGTACTTGCTTTCTATTCAACGCAAAGATGCTTGCTGGAGACAGCAATGTGGTCAAACTCCAGACTGTAAACTTGCATATTTGTACTGTGGAAATGGTGATATAAACATAGGAAATGCTTTCTTACAACATGTTTGCATTCCAAGTAACTCCACGACCAATCTTCCAGACCCGCTCCTTGGAATTTATGCACCAGCCATAGCAAATGTTTCACAATCAAAAAACTTTTTTGCGAAATTACTCTATTGTGTTTGGTGGGGTCTGCAAAATCTCAG CTCTCTTGGCCAAAACCTGAAAACAAGCACGCAGGCATGGGAAAACATGTTTGCAGTTTTTGTCTCAATATCCGGCTTAGTTCTTTTTTCACTTCTTATTGGTAATGTGCAG ACCTATTTGCAGTCAGCCTCTCTGAGAATAGAAGAAACGAGAGTGAAAAGCCGCGACACAGATCAATGGATGTCATATCGACATCTTCCTGGGAACCTCAAGGAGCGAATACGGCGTTATGAACAATATAGATGGCAAGAAACAAGTGGGGTTGATGAAGAGCACCTCCTGGTGAACCTCCCCAAGGATCTTAGGAGGGATATAAAACGACATCTTTGTTTATCACTTCTTATGAGG gTTCCAATGTTTGAAAAAATGGACGATCAGCTCCTGAATGCCTTGTGCGACCGACTAAAGCCTGTTTTATACACAGAGGGTGGGTGCATTGTTCGTGAAGGGGATCCAGTAAATGAAATGTTCTTCATCATGAGAGGAAACCTCATGAGTATGACGACAAATGGTGGAAAAACTGGCTTCTTCAACTCTGATGTTCTGGAAGGCGGAGACTTCTGTGGTGAGGAGCTTCTTACCTGGGCTCTTGATCCCAACTCAACATCCAGTCTCCCCAGCTCAACCAGGACAGTGAAGCCGATGTCTGAAGTTGAAGGTTTTGCTTTGATCTCTGAAGACTTGAAGTTTGTGGCCACTCAGTTCCGACGACTCCACAGCAAACAGCTCCGGCACACGTTTAGGTTCTATTCACAGCAGTGGAGAACCTGGGCTGCTTGTTTTATACAAGCAGCTTGGCACAGGCACTGCAGGAAGAAGATTGAGGATTCTTTACGCGAGAAGGAGGAGCGGTTGCAACTTGCGATTGTGAATGATGGCTCTACTTCGCTCGGCTTCGGTGCAGCGATATATGCTTCACGTTTCGCTCGCAACATGATGCGGATCCTGAGGAGGAATTCCACCCGAAAGGCCCGGCTGCAGGAAAGAGTGCCTGCAAGGCTGTTACAGAAGCCAGCAGAACCCAACTTTTCAGCAGAAGAGCAATAG